The Artemia franciscana chromosome 11, ASM3288406v1, whole genome shotgun sequence DNA segment GAAAAACTGTCCTCCTTTTCTTAGCTGGATATAGCACCTAAATATAATATCAATCACCAGTATGATATCACCTTGCAACCCAATATAATATCATCTTGCATATGAAGATgcagtttttatagaaaaaaatgtatttaatttttaattacgtTTAATCAATAACAAAAGCATATAGATATagcaattttctttaatatgaGCTTTTATGGTGTTATGGTATCTCTATGGTGTTCTTGTGCAACTGTAGCagagaagaaggaaaaaaggaaaaaaaaaaaaaaaacaacacgtCAGTAAGTTCTACAAattgtgtgtatttttatttgtcattccTTCAAAAAAGATTAAATCATCAAACTAACTATAATTGCTAAAAAGTGCTAGTGAATGCAGAGAGCAGCCGGATTTAAGTCAAGTTGAGGTACCTTGGGTTCTATAGCTTTAACTGAAATGTCTTCAAGGTCTGAATTTTTAATCAgattaacaatgaaaatatttcacGCGTTAAAATTCTTGCACGGGGCAAAATACGATGATAGTTTCTTGTTCTCCAGCCTAAGTCTACAATGGGAGAGCTGATGTGAAACATTGAAATTTATTGGAAAAGGTTACCATATCTTGTGTCATTTTTAAGttgatttttcaaaactagttttagattttcggttactttgGACTAGGGTTCGTTCCTTACAAAGTTGCCCCTAACGGTGAAGCCACAATAGATATGACTCTCGACATGATTCTAAAcatttttattccttaaagttttataaTGATCTCATTTATAGTTGTAACTTACTACCTATGACGTTAGTCctgtgttatattttttttgtatatgaatatacagtTTATTAACAAAGggttttgtttaataataaacCATGGAAAACTCGAACAAATTACAGCCTTAACCCCATGGGCTGTGGGGGTTTTGTCATCCTCAGAAGGATAGTTTTTTCTATCTATAGACTATTTCGAACAAGATggtaatttcaaaaagtttGATCAGACTTCTTTAGGGACATAGCAGCAAGAAAGTAATACGAGGGGGCTGATTACCATCCGACTACTTTTCAACATACCTCTCAACATACACTGTCAGCTCCATTTCTTCGGACGTTCTTAAGGTATTGCAAACACATCTTTTTGATTAACTGGATGCGATTTAGTTTGCTCAGCACGCGTATGATAACACTTACCTTACCACTTCATTTGATAACACTTCCATTATTGCCTCCGCTAAAAGTGTCGTGCAAGTTTTCAGAGAGGCAGTTGAAATTAAGAAAGATATAGACTTCTTGCTCTTAATGGAAAATTTcttactatgggctagagttcgttctttaatGTAGTAGCTAGGCCGATCCTTTATATAATCTAATAGTGTACTTGTTGATTTGATATGATACTACTTTAaggagttatgggctattttatttcttagtattggcGGTGATTGTCTTTTACTGGGTTGATAGCTACCACTGCAATCCGGATAAGGATACtactattaattaatatttcagtTGCTATGAGCTACCGctcgttctttattataaaaaattaatactttAGTTATTATGGGCTAGAGTTCATTCTATACTATGATTGACgcgaaactttttttcaaagaaaattacaaacaggaaaaagtTTATGGCTGTTTCTACTTTGAAATAGTAAGAGACAAGCCTCAAAGAATCAGGTAGCTAACCAAGTCGCAAATATACAgaggtttgttctttactaggttacagctATCTGTACAGCCGTGATACCGatgaaactttcataatctCAATTTATAATTAAGTTTACTGATCCTTTATATAAACACTCACCATAAGTTATAGTTCGTTTTTTAATATTATCCAGCTAATTTAACCAGCTAATTAACCAgcgttctttattataattttgatctgactcttTTTTTGGAGTTATGGGttattgtatttcttagtattggacttggtcgtctcttactaggttatTAGCTACCGCTACAACCCAGATGATATTTTCTTACTTGGTTGTTAGCTACCTCTGCAAtccagaaaaaaatctaaagataaGCATGTGTTGCATCATCTTTATAATGATTCTTTTAATACTTCAATTACTAAGGACTACAGTTTGGTccttaatataatttaattaaaaaattaaaattgctgCTCAGACACCACAAATATGTTTGCAGTTTgcataataactttagcgattctgaactgaaaaacgaaaaagaattttttcatggaaataCACATTGAATCACGCGTTGGGTAGTTGGAacctaacaaaaatgaaacaaacttaagattttcaagtatttttctaagttttaattaaaaaaaattattactcagACACCGTATCGAAGAAACCAGACTTACCGGAAGCGAAGAAgaacaaatctatatatataaaaataagttgtctgtgagtgtgtgggtctgtcgggtgacgtcatgtttgtgtgttgactgacgtcatgttttggACTGACAacattacagaccaggacatcgggacacaaatgacgaccgggacaccggcacatagggaatatgaacgacgaccgggacactcaaagagaaagcgaccgggacacaaggaatgttcgattagcaatcaccatcaacaaagaaccgggacacaaatgacgaccgggacacagggagtataaatgccgaccaggacataagtaaaaaaactaaaagaactaaaaaaaaggtaaaaactacaaataaactagaaagaaaaaaaaaactaaaaactaataaaaaactaaaaaagctaaaaaactaaaaaaactaaaaaagaaaaaaaaaaaaggaaaaaaaatgaaaaataaaggagaaaaacaaaactaaaaaaaataaaaataaaaaaaaaactaaaaagaaaaaaagggaaaaatacaaaaatttatttcatcatataccatttcaaaaacgaatgtacagaccgggacacagggaatataaatgacgaccgggacacagggacacaactacaacggggacgcaggggggcacagggggatatataaatgacgacggggacacagggaatgttcgattaggaatcaccatcaacaaaactcaagggcaatcattagaatcatgaggtataactaaaaaaactaaaaaaaaggtaaaaaactaaaaaaaagaccaattcaaaaacgaatgtacatacagaccgggacaccgggacacaaatgacgaccgggacacaaggaatataaatgacgcccgggacactcaaagagaaatcacagactgggacaccgggacacaaatgacgaccgggacacagggaatataaatgacgaccgggacacagggacacaactacaacggggacgccggggggcacagggggatatataaatgacgacggcgacacagggaatggacgattagcaatcaccatcaacaaagctcaagggcaatcaatagaatcatgaggtataggtctgaatacggattgttttcccatggatcattgtatgttgcatgttcgagagtcggtaaatctgacaatctattgaTATGCACAGACaagggacagcaaagaatgttgtatattcgcaagttttacgtagttaaaaacatatatatatatatatatatatatatatatatatatatatatatatatatatatattcacaggtgggacatagggacacaactacaatggcgcgtaactaatatggcgcctaacgacttacgcgcgcggggggcttggggggcgcgaagcgccaccccaagaGCTAGTAGGCTATAAGGACTCGTTGCTTTGGTTTGGAGGAAGCATGAAAAGGAACACCGTTGGCCTCAAGCTAAATAGCCTCGCGAGAAAGGCATTACTCTGGCACGAAGCCATATCAAACAGACTAATGCAGACCAGCTTTGGATACAAGCATGGTAAGATGACCGTCACCGTATGCTATGCCCCAATCGACGATTCCGACGACACAACTAAGGAAGAGTTCTACTCAGCCCTGACCAGATGTGTCACGACTGTGTCTCCCCTCTATATAACTGTTCTTCTCCGCGAATTCCATGCCACAGTGTGTGATGATATGGGTTTTTCGCGTGGCACAATTGGTTCTGTATCTCTTGCCCCACTTAATGATAATGGCCTTCACCTACTTGAACTATACCGTTCCCACGACCTTTTTATCGCTAATACCTACTTTCAACGCAAAAATATCCACCATTACCCGTGGTATAGCAATGACGATTgcacaaagaaaataattgaccGCGTCATTATTTCTAAACACAGGAGATCATCATTGAAAAACTGTAGGACTTACAGATCAGCAGAGCTCAGGAACGAAGATCACAGACTTGTGTGTGCTGAAATTCAGCTTCACCTCCAAGCACAACAACCAGAAAAAAGGCCAGTCACTGTAAATATCGGGAAGCTTAAGGAGCCAGATACTCGCCTGAAGTACAGTACTGAGGTATCAAATCGCTTCGAGCTCCGAAGGTGCCCGGAAGAATTTTAAATTACAGACGAGCGAAGCAGCACATCTGGTGCTTAGCAAGAGACgttttccaaagaaatcgtAGCTAACTAATGAAACGCTGCGGGtcatagaacaaaaaaaagggCAAGACTCCTTGGGGATATGCCCACTCATCGAAGGCTTAATGGAGTGCGAAACAGACTCATTCACCGGGACCAAGCTCAGTTCGTTGCAAGGAAAGCCAATGAAATTGAACtagctgaaaaaaagaaagacattgGTAGCCTGCTCAAGCATCTCCAAGATCTAACAGAATATAAAACTCCGACTTTGGGACCTATCCTATCTAGGGATGAGACACTTATTTCTGAAGAAGGTTCCTGTCTTGAGCAGTGAAGGTGCAACTTTTGCTCGCTCTTAAATAATGCCAGCCCGTCTGTCCCTCCGAATGTTAGTCTTAGCCAGTCTAGCAGTCAAAGAAATGAAGCAGATGTTCCCCCGGACGAgcccttcagcccctcagaaatcGAAAATGCAGTTAAAAGGCTCAAGAATAATTAAGCTACTGGTATCTGTGGCTTAAGCTCCAAACTGCTGAAATATGCAGGCCCTACGATGCCTCTGTTCCTCCACACTCTGTTCTTCATAATATGACAAACTGAGATAATCCCGAAGATTGGCGGAATGGTGTCATTATCCCTTATGAAAGAGGAAAGGCTCTACAAGCGACTGCTTAAATTACTGTGGAATAACTCTGTTGCCAGTTCCCAGAAAACTTTTCTCAATGGTCCTGCTGAATCGATTCCGGAATGTTATTCGTAGGATTCGGTGACCGGAGCAAGCTGCTTTTATCTCGGGCCGTTTAACCATCGAacagattttcacgattcgacaGATAATAGAAAAAGCTACGGAGTTCCGACGTAAAGCTTTTCTTGCCTTATTTGACTTCCTGCTGCTTTTGATTCAGTGAACCAAGAAGCTCTTTGGCGAATTCTAGAATCAACTGGCCTCCCTGAGAAATAGTGCAGACTGTTCAAGGCTCTACATAGTACAGCTCTCGGTACAGAGAGCTTTGTTCAAGTCGATGGCCAGCGCAGCCCATTCTTCCAAATCACAATAGGAGTGCGTCAAGGATGGGCAGTGGTCCAAGAGCTCTTCAATGCCATCACAGACCACATCATGACAAAAGCAACTTGACGTCTCAATTTTGGGCTCAAGTTTGGGGATCGCATCATCTCAGATGCTGACTTTGCTGATGACCTTGCCATCCTAGCGGACTCTATGGATCATTTGCTGAAAGCGCTTCGGATTTTACGAGAAGACGCCCTAAGCATGGGACAGCAGATAAActgaaataaaacgaaaatgaTAGCCATAAACGTGTCTTCTCCTGCTTCTAATTCTGCAGCTAGCCTAGACAAAACAGCTAGCATTGAAGTTGTCCAAAGgttcacctacctgggctctGCAATTTTCTCAGATGGATCACTTCTCCCCGAACTGCAAGCAAGGATATCCAAAGCGTCTTCTGCCATGGGTAGGCTGACCCGTCATCTTTGGCAAAAATCGAACATCAGTTCGGTTTGAAattcgaatagttgtgggcatcagttcatggctaattgtagaaaaatgcAAGACAGGTaatccaattgagtgagaggaaaatctggcattaacctcccttattaggattgtacgAAAACGTTAATGGAATTTCCTATATAGGATTTTcggacaaggcggttctaatagtCCATCTTTTGTTTCGTTCTGACATTATTTTCAGGAGTTATTGTTATTGTATTTGTTAGtatgggacgtgatcgtctcttgcTATTTTGCTAGCTACAGCTAGCAATCCGGATAGGAaggaccaaaaaaaagaaatttgcaattattacaaatgatgattctctattttgaTTCCGCTACAACCTGAATAGCATACTACCTCTATTTATACCTGataacaaacaagaaaaagtcTTAGGCTTTATCTTCTTCGGAATAGTAAGAGATAAACCTCAAAGAATCAGCCGTAAACAAAGTCCAATATATACAATGGTTAGTTTCTCTAATGATCGTTTTAACTTGATCatttaaacacaaaataaactatttaaaaattgtatGTTTGATAGACTGGGTGGTGCAGTGGATAGCGTGTTGGAACTCTAATCCGAAGGTCACAGGTTGAACTACTGTCACAGGCAATTTTTACGCATTTGTCAATTTAAAGTCTAAACAAAATTTCTGTTAGTAGCTACTACATGAGATTCTCTTGACTGACACCATTTATGATGAACTGTATTGACCCTTTATAAAACCacatttcattttcttaaaaccTGGATCACAAGTCAACTTAGTAGCCATCCTTACGTGTGCTCGAGCTTTATTCCTTTCGGTTgaattttatctcttttaaatagactttttgatatttcaggatGTTAACTTTGTTTTTTGTGCAGTAATATTTCCTTAACGTAGGTATTTGAATGCTTGACTCTGATACTTTTCTTGGTTATTCTATTCTTTCTAAAGcgttacaaaaatatttatgagcATTAAAATTCCAGATGTCCTTCAAAGTTTTGGACCTAATAAATTCCGTGTCGAACTTTTGCCACTtcgatattaatttttttttttaaattagcttaATATGTACCCCTTAAAAAGGGCgtatatatgattttttgtttgggggtgtgGGAAGGGGGCATTTGTGCCATGGGGGggtactaaaaaacttaaaagacgTCAAAAATCTGCTTCTacgttataattttttacgagcttgaacaaactttcagggaagggGACGTTCAAACCTCGTATCCCCTCCCCTGCATATAGCCCAGTCTCTTAACCTagtacaattttaatttttttggcaataaaaattaacttggcaaCACATAAACCAGTTTCTCgcaaattgttattttttggttcacttaataaattataatattttcccaattattggggggcaactacacccc contains these protein-coding regions:
- the LOC136032604 gene encoding uncharacterized protein LOC136032604; this encodes MKRNTVGLKLNSLARKALLWHEAISNRLMQTSFGYKHGKMTVTVCYAPIDDSDDTTKEEFYSALTRCVTTVSPLYITVLLREFHATVCDDMGFSRGTIGSVSLAPLNDNGLHLLELYRSHDLFIANTYFQRKNIHHYPWYSNDDCTKKIIDRVIISKHRRSSLKNCRTYRSAELRNEDHRLVCAEIQLHLQAQQPEKRPVTVNIGKLKEPDTRLKYSTEVSNRFELRRCPEEF